Proteins encoded together in one Triticum dicoccoides isolate Atlit2015 ecotype Zavitan chromosome 7B, WEW_v2.0, whole genome shotgun sequence window:
- the LOC119336774 gene encoding serine/threonine-protein phosphatase 4 regulatory subunit 2-like → MEGAATENSTVPMVAPEAADHAGQHVEGSTVPMVVPEAAVDAEQHVERSTVPMVVPEAAVNADQHVEGSTAPMVVPEAAVNADQHIEGSTVLMVVPETAVNADQRVEGSTVPVVVPEEAVGTDQRADAVAAPMVMTEADVDAHQRADSMAAPMVTAEAAAGADHPIEDAATQDRKHGDDGGVVNVTPEEMRAMIEVIAETGKFWHDWSFLKRLLSLQLMQVLGEYSEAQMVIREDGQQQNSLFRETHSELFSQLNDALLRFEEGPPFTLQRLCEILLDPKGTYTKLSKLALALEKNLLVTSTITKCTEPYPTAHGPNSEGPVITENTGSVAVEPERPVEHPAAVPNGTQYAGGDGDEEMADAEAEELPGSHDVEMQEEKPDQIPDVNSDTNSVTAVACETVNASEKAPDSQS, encoded by the exons ATGGAGGGTGCGGCGACGGAGAACTCGACGGTGCCCATGGTGGCTCCGGAGGCGGCTGACCATGCAGGTCAGCATGTCGAGGGCTCGACGGTGCCCATGGTGGTGCCAGAGGCGGCTGTTGACGCAGAGCAGCATGTCGAGCGCTCGACGGTGCCCATGGTGGTGCCAGAGGCGGCTGTCAACGCGGACCAGCATGTCGAGGGCTCAACAGCGCCCATGGTGGTGCCAGAGGCAGCTGTCAACGCAGACCAGCATATCGAGGGCTCGACAGTGCTTATGGTGGTGCCAGAGACAGCTGTCAACGCGGACCAGCGTGTTGAGGGCTCGACAGTGCCTGTGGTGGTTCCAGAGGAGGCTGTCGGCACAGACCAGCGTGCTGACGCCGTGGCAGCGCCCATGGTGATGACTGAAGCAGATGTAGATGCACACCAGCGTGCTGACAGCATGGCAGCACCCATGGTGACGGCTGAAGCAGCTGCTGGCGCGGATCATCCTATCGAGGATGCGGCTACCCAGGACAGGAAGCACGG GGATGATGGCGGAGTTGTCAATGTTACTCCGGAGGAAATGAGAGCCATGATCGAAGTTATAGCTGAGACGGGGAAGTTCTG GCACGACTGGAGTTTTCTCAAGAGATTGTTGTCTCTCCAATTGATGCAG GTCTTGGGTGAATATTCTGAGGCTCAAATGGTGATCCGAGAGGACGGGCAGCAACAGAATTCCTTGTTTAGAGAGACACACTCAGAGCTGTTTAGCCAGCTCAATGATG CTCTCTTGAGGTTTGAAGAGGGTCCTCCGTTTACACTTCAAAGGCTTTGTGAG ATTTTGTTGGATCCAAAAGGAACATACACAAAATTGtcgaagcttgctttggccttggagAAG AACCTCCTAGTCACGTCTACCATAACTAAGTGTACTGAACCCTACCCTACTGCTCATGGGCCAAATTCAGAAGGACCAGTGATCACAGAAAACACAGGTTCTGTTGCTGTAGAGCCTGAAAGGCCGGTAGAGCATCCTGCTGCAGTGCCCAATGGAACACAGTATGCAggaggtgatggtgatgaagagATGGCTGACGCAGAAGCGGAGGAGCTGCCTGGTAGCCATGATGTCGAGATGCAGGAGGAGAAGCCTGATCAAATTCCAGATGTCAACTCTGACACCAACTCAGTTACTGCAGTTGCTTGTGAAACAGTTAATGCCAGTGAAAAAGCTCCAGATTCACAAAGTTGA